One Carcharodon carcharias isolate sCarCar2 chromosome 1, sCarCar2.pri, whole genome shotgun sequence DNA window includes the following coding sequences:
- the atp5fa1 gene encoding ATP synthase subunit alpha, mitochondrial — MLSARLVTAFARSLPRQRAHVARHVLPAAFVGTKNLHTSRTWLQKTGTAEVSSILEERILGADTSADLEETGRVLSIGDGIARVYGLRNVQAEEMVEFSSGLKGMSLNLEPDNVGVVVFGNDKLIKEGDIVKRTGAIVDVPVGEELLGRVVDALGNAIDGKGPLGAKSRRRVGLKAPGIIPRISVREPMQTGIKAVDSLVPIGRGQRELIIGDRQTGKTGIAIDTIINQKRFNDGTDEKKKLYCIYVAIGQKRSTVAQLVKRLTDADAMKYTIVVSATASDAAPLQYLAPYSGCSMGEYFRDNGKHALIIYDDLSKQAVAYRQMSLLLRRPPGREAYPGDVFYLHSRLLERAAKMNDNFGGGSLTALPVIETQAGDVSAYIPTNVISITDGQIFLETELFYKGIRPAINVGLSVSRVGSAAQTKAMKQVAGTMKLELAQFREVAAFAQFGSDLDAATQQLLNRGVRLTELLKQGQYVPMAIEEQVAVIYAGVRGHLDKMEPSKITKFEPAFLAHVKSQHQDILGTIRAEGQINNEVEAKLKKIVVDFLSTFEA, encoded by the exons GTACTGCAGAGGTTTCCTCCATTCTGGAAGAACGTATCCTGGGAGCTGACACTTCCGCTGACCTGGAGGAGACTGGTCGTGTGCTATCAATCGGTGATGGTATTGCTCGTGTGTATGGTCTGAGAAATGTacaggctgaagaaatggtggaaTTCTCCTCTGGCCTGAAG GGAATGTCTCTGAACTTGGAACCTGACAATGTTGGTGTTGTCGTATTTGGTAATGACAAGCTTATCAAGGAAGGTGACATTGTGAAGAGAACTGGTGCCATTGTGGATGTCCCTGTAGGAGAGGAACTGCTTGGACGTGTTGTAGATGCTctgggtaatgccattgatggaAAG GGCCCACTTGGCGCTAAGAGCCGTAGACGTGTGGGGCTGAAAGCCCCTGGTATTATTCCCAGGATCTCGGTGCGGGAGCCCATGCAGACTGGCATTAAAGCTGTAGATAGTCTTGTGCCCATTGGCCGTGGACAGCGAGAGCTTATCATTGGTGACAGACAGACTGG CAAAACTGGTATTGCCATCGACACCATCATCAATCAAAAGAGATTCAATGATGGCACTGATGAGAAGAAAAAGCTGTACTGTATCTATGTTGCTATTGGTCAGAAGAGGTCCACTGTGGCTCAGCTAGTTAAGAGACTGACAGATGCAG ATGCCATGAAATACACCATTGTGGTCTCTGCCACAGCCTCTGATGCTGCCCCACTGCAGTACCTGGCCCCATATTCTGGCTGCTCTATGGGAGAGTATTTCAGGGACAATGGCAAACATGCACTAATCATCTACGATGACTTGTCTAAACAG GCTGTTGCCTACCGCCAGATGTCCCTGCTGCTGCGTCGTCCCCCAGGTCGCGAGGCCTACCCTGGTGATGTGTTCTACCTGCACTCACGTCTGCTGGAAAGAGCAGCCAAAATGAATGACAACTTTGGTGGTGGCTCCCTTACTGCTCTTCCTGTTATTGAGACCCAGGCTGGTGATGTGTCTGCTTACATTCCAACCAATGTCATCTCCATAACTGATGGTCAA ATCTTCTTGGAAACTGAACTGTTCTACAAGGGTATCCGCCCAGCTATCAATGTGGGGTTGTCTGTGTCACGTGTAGGATCTGCTGCCCAGACCAAAGCCATGAAACAG GTAGCTGGTACAATGAAGTTGGAGTTAGCCCAGTTCCGTGAGGTGGCAGCTTTTGCCCAGTTTGGGTCTGACTTGGATGCTGCTACGCAACAACTGTTGAATCGTGGTGTTCGTTTGACAGAGCTGCTCAAACAAGGACAGTATG TTCCCATGGCTATCGAGGAGCAAGTAGCAGTTATTTACGCTGGTGTCCGAGGTCACTTGGACAAAATGGAGCCTAGCAAGATCACAAAATTTGAACCTGCTTTTTTGGCTCACGTGAAGAGTCAGCACCAGGATATCTTGGGCACAATTAG GGCTGAGGGACagataaataatgaggtggaagCCAAGCTGAAGAAGATTGTAGTGGACTTCTTGTCCACCTTTGAGGCATAA